A stretch of Halichondria panicea chromosome 1, odHalPani1.1, whole genome shotgun sequence DNA encodes these proteins:
- the LOC135344395 gene encoding uncharacterized protein LOC135344395 isoform X1, with protein sequence MQVTLSPTILCLLGCLAYSRTAVGSLTSTSMPLSANGVLTLCPDVPLSITCSHNNTASGSTRWRITGTTTQNCNALLSHDPPDNEACGPFIITSTSNMDSVLSSTAELVAVPETLDGAMVECLDGAGSVAESLGIITIQVVDPTPTPTFVLYSVDSEILGSLTINVTSIGAYGTGVTYSGTVVRGNGSVHTGGNMLNVSGLDYTYNHSIHIMGASNVCSGLQRNNQFSFSFNISEISIIKLSHFITCSNPALPITLTWDVDQGKRFSTDLADPLQPPVVGIPIISFVGGTVSSASPYTLSNPIVGDMYNLTVAVRNAAGVATRTNLIKVSAIDIDVGTVASQRCLSVIVRSECSEVVTSGDFSVILTYLVEACQTVTDFANSQSVTRVITTPAGVCIPVETRSIKELCYTATLKYQSTTITIQTNMELQSCLVFALTAQLGSGVTFTLNRAADNSGAVTHTTVATLGCANSAFILSRDENVLCRDGVWEINGNISCSELSFDVKLILALILTFLVTLVVGVSIGVVIVLAVIKYRRSKKITPQLTETEMIPPQPVIYEEIKPDPHTCRNLAYETFKRHVSANQ encoded by the exons ATGCAAGTGACATTAAGCCCTACA ATCCTCTGTTTGTTGGGGTGTCTTGCCTATTCTA GAACTGCTGTTGGGAGTCTGACCTCGACCTCCATGCCCCTCTCAGCCAATGGAGTCCTAACATTATGTCCAGATGTTCCCCTCTCCATCACCTGCTCACACAACAACACTGCTAGTGGTTCCACTCGCTGGAGGATTACCGGAACCACCACACAAAACTGTAATGCTCTTCTGAGTCACGATCCCCCTGACAACGAGGCTTGTGGTCCATTCATAATCACCTCAACCAGTAACATGGACTCTGTACTGAGCTCCACTGCTGAATTAGTTGCTGTCCCTGAGACACTGGATGGAGCTATGGTTGAGTGTTTGGACGGCGCTGGTAGTGTTGCTGAGTCCTTGGGGATCATCACTATTCAAGTTGTAG ATCCCACCCCTACTCCTACTTTTGTGTTGTACTCTGTTGATTCTGAAATATTAGGTAGCTTGACAATTAATGTGACCAGTATCGGTGCTTATGGTACTGGTGTTACTTATTCTGGTACTGTGGTGAGAGGAAATGGCTCAGTTCACACGGGTGGTAATATGCTCAATGTGTCGGGTCTGGACTACACTTATAATCACAGTATACATATTATGGGTGCCAGTAATGTGTGTTCTGGACTGCAGAGAAACAATCAGTTCAGCTTTTCCTTCAACATATCAG AAATTTCCATCATTAAACTGTCTCACTTCATCACATGCTCCAACCCCGCTCTTCCTATCACCTTAACTTGGGACGTTGATCAAGGA aAGCGATTTTCCACTGATTTAGCAGATCCACTCCAACCTCCTGTGGTTGGTATACCAATCATAAGCTTTGTGGGGGGTACTGTTAGCTCAGCTTCACCCTATACCCTCTCCAACCCAATTGTGGGCGACATGTACAATTTAACTGTGGCTGTTCGTAATGCTGCTGGAGTGGCGACACGAACAAATCTTATtaaag TTTCTGCAATTGACATTGATGTTGGCACAGTTGCCAGTCAACGTTGCTTGAGTGTCATCGTCAGATCAGAATGCTCCGAGGTTGTTACCTCAGGGGACTTCAGTGTGATTCTTACATATTTGGTTGAGGCATGTCAAACTGTAACCGACTTTGCCAACTCCCAAAGTGTGACTAGAGTAATTACTACACCGGCTGGTGTGTGTATCCCTGTGGAAACTAGATCAATCAAAGAACTTTGTTACACTGCCACTCTCAAGTATCAAAGTACAACCATTACGATTCAAACAAACATGGAATTGCAAAGTTGTCTGGTATTTGCTCTGACAGCTCAGTTGGGGTCAGGGGTCACCTTCACACTCAACCGTGCAGCCGACAACAGTGGAGCAGTAACTCACACCACTGTTGCCACACTGGGATGTGCTAATAGTGCTTTTATACTCTCTAGAGATGAGAATGTGCTTTGTCGTGACGGTGTCTGGGAAATAAATGGAAATATCTCATGTTCTG AATTATCGTTTGATGTGAAGTTGATACTAGCCCTTATCCTAACGTTCCTGGTGACCCTGGTTGTTGGAGTTTCCATTGGTGTCGTCATTGTACTTGCAGTGATCAAATATAGGAGGTCTAAGAAGATAACTCCGCAACTGACTGAAACGGAGATGATACCACCACAGCCTGTGATATATGAAGAAATTAAACCAGACCCACACACTTGCAGGAACCTCGCTTATGAGACATTTAAACGTCATGTGTCTGCAAATCAGTAA
- the LOC135344395 gene encoding uncharacterized protein LOC135344395 isoform X2, whose translation MPLSANGVLTLCPDVPLSITCSHNNTASGSTRWRITGTTTQNCNALLSHDPPDNEACGPFIITSTSNMDSVLSSTAELVAVPETLDGAMVECLDGAGSVAESLGIITIQVVDPTPTPTFVLYSVDSEILGSLTINVTSIGAYGTGVTYSGTVVRGNGSVHTGGNMLNVSGLDYTYNHSIHIMGASNVCSGLQRNNQFSFSFNISEISIIKLSHFITCSNPALPITLTWDVDQGKRFSTDLADPLQPPVVGIPIISFVGGTVSSASPYTLSNPIVGDMYNLTVAVRNAAGVATRTNLIKVSAIDIDVGTVASQRCLSVIVRSECSEVVTSGDFSVILTYLVEACQTVTDFANSQSVTRVITTPAGVCIPVETRSIKELCYTATLKYQSTTITIQTNMELQSCLVFALTAQLGSGVTFTLNRAADNSGAVTHTTVATLGCANSAFILSRDENVLCRDGVWEINGNISCSELSFDVKLILALILTFLVTLVVGVSIGVVIVLAVIKYRRSKKITPQLTETEMIPPQPVIYEEIKPDPHTCRNLAYETFKRHVSANQ comes from the exons ATGCCCCTCTCAGCCAATGGAGTCCTAACATTATGTCCAGATGTTCCCCTCTCCATCACCTGCTCACACAACAACACTGCTAGTGGTTCCACTCGCTGGAGGATTACCGGAACCACCACACAAAACTGTAATGCTCTTCTGAGTCACGATCCCCCTGACAACGAGGCTTGTGGTCCATTCATAATCACCTCAACCAGTAACATGGACTCTGTACTGAGCTCCACTGCTGAATTAGTTGCTGTCCCTGAGACACTGGATGGAGCTATGGTTGAGTGTTTGGACGGCGCTGGTAGTGTTGCTGAGTCCTTGGGGATCATCACTATTCAAGTTGTAG ATCCCACCCCTACTCCTACTTTTGTGTTGTACTCTGTTGATTCTGAAATATTAGGTAGCTTGACAATTAATGTGACCAGTATCGGTGCTTATGGTACTGGTGTTACTTATTCTGGTACTGTGGTGAGAGGAAATGGCTCAGTTCACACGGGTGGTAATATGCTCAATGTGTCGGGTCTGGACTACACTTATAATCACAGTATACATATTATGGGTGCCAGTAATGTGTGTTCTGGACTGCAGAGAAACAATCAGTTCAGCTTTTCCTTCAACATATCAG AAATTTCCATCATTAAACTGTCTCACTTCATCACATGCTCCAACCCCGCTCTTCCTATCACCTTAACTTGGGACGTTGATCAAGGA aAGCGATTTTCCACTGATTTAGCAGATCCACTCCAACCTCCTGTGGTTGGTATACCAATCATAAGCTTTGTGGGGGGTACTGTTAGCTCAGCTTCACCCTATACCCTCTCCAACCCAATTGTGGGCGACATGTACAATTTAACTGTGGCTGTTCGTAATGCTGCTGGAGTGGCGACACGAACAAATCTTATtaaag TTTCTGCAATTGACATTGATGTTGGCACAGTTGCCAGTCAACGTTGCTTGAGTGTCATCGTCAGATCAGAATGCTCCGAGGTTGTTACCTCAGGGGACTTCAGTGTGATTCTTACATATTTGGTTGAGGCATGTCAAACTGTAACCGACTTTGCCAACTCCCAAAGTGTGACTAGAGTAATTACTACACCGGCTGGTGTGTGTATCCCTGTGGAAACTAGATCAATCAAAGAACTTTGTTACACTGCCACTCTCAAGTATCAAAGTACAACCATTACGATTCAAACAAACATGGAATTGCAAAGTTGTCTGGTATTTGCTCTGACAGCTCAGTTGGGGTCAGGGGTCACCTTCACACTCAACCGTGCAGCCGACAACAGTGGAGCAGTAACTCACACCACTGTTGCCACACTGGGATGTGCTAATAGTGCTTTTATACTCTCTAGAGATGAGAATGTGCTTTGTCGTGACGGTGTCTGGGAAATAAATGGAAATATCTCATGTTCTG AATTATCGTTTGATGTGAAGTTGATACTAGCCCTTATCCTAACGTTCCTGGTGACCCTGGTTGTTGGAGTTTCCATTGGTGTCGTCATTGTACTTGCAGTGATCAAATATAGGAGGTCTAAGAAGATAACTCCGCAACTGACTGAAACGGAGATGATACCACCACAGCCTGTGATATATGAAGAAATTAAACCAGACCCACACACTTGCAGGAACCTCGCTTATGAGACATTTAAACGTCATGTGTCTGCAAATCAGTAA